In the Fusarium falciforme chromosome 6, complete sequence genome, TCGGACATCCGCTCCCTTGTCGGCCGATTTCTGGGGCCCAAGAATTATGTCCGATGTGGGTACCTCGTACTCCGTACTGCGGGCAGCATTGCCTCGGTGACAGAATTCTCATTTGGTGAGTGGGTTAAGACACTGGTTTGGTCCGGTAGGGGACGGTGTGTGATGTTCATGACATTCAGCTAGTTTAACCGGTTTCAACAAGAGCCATGAATATGACTGACTCCAGGCCACTTTCACATCTCTTTTGCTGCTTCGGTTAGTTCAGCTTTGACAAGGACCACTTCTTACCCTAGACTCCGAGAGACGCCACTTCGCCCCGTTCTCTGGAAGCGAACCGCTTTGTTCACCATGAAGCCCATGCTTCTGCTTTCGGGTGACAGGGCCAACTTTACCACAGTTGCCGTTGACTTTGAGAAGGACGAGTTGAAGGTTCTCGCCAATTATCCAGCACCGTACAATGTTTCCTGGGCAGAGCCCGTATCTTCACATGGAAACATTGATCGTTTGGTTGGGCTGTCAGAAGGCGAAGACTCTGGTCTCTTGTTTACTTTCGAAGTCGACCATGCAAAAGAAACTTGTCGCATCACGAGTCAACAACCGACTCTAGGTGCACCTGCACACAGTAAGTGAACTTGAGTCTGTTGCGTTCGGCCAGCCATGCtcattctttagttattacgCTGCAAGACAAGTCCGCCCTGGCGATAGGCACTGTGAGTAATGACTAGAGATCATTTCTTTTGTCTTTCATGCTTATACTCTATAGTATCTTGGAGGGTCTGCTGCTCTCTATCCCGTATCCATCACCGAAAGCGATGGACTTAACCTCAAGGATGGATCTCGCATGGAGCTCCTGCTCGACTTTCCCTACAAAGCGGCTGGGCACGGCCCGAACAAAGGTCGCCAACAGCAATGCCATTTACATCAAGTGCTTGAAGACAAGAGAGGACTGCTGTATGCACCTGATCTAGGTGCTGATCGCGTATGGATTTTGTCTCGGAACAACCTGGAACTGGAAGTATGCGGCTGGCTCCAATGCCCTCCTGGAACGGGTGCTAGACACGCTGTTTTCACACCTGATGGTACGTCAACAGATTCTCTTCTATTTGACTTACCAAAGGATAAAATCAACTAACGTCTGATAGAGAAAATCATGTATGTCCTGGGCGAGCTCTCACATAACGTAGTCGCCTTCGATTTGTCGACCTGCCCTGCCAACGACGTCCAGCCTATCGACGGTTTTTCAGTTAACATCATCCCGCCGACTGTTCACAGCGATCATCAGTTCATGATGGACTCCGCCGAACTCTCTCACCATCCCAAGATCCCAAATGTCTTGTATGCAAGCAACAGGTGGGAAAGACATATCGCGAAGCGCGAACCGCATCTGAAAAACGTCCCCATAGAACTGCCGCAAGGTGATACGATTGCCATAATTCTTCTCTCGGACGATGGCAAAAGAGTCCAAGAGACCAAACACGTACGGACCAATCTCGATACGATTCGCGGGTTCCGGCTTAGTGATGATGGGAACTACGTTGTAGTAGCGGGACAAGAGGGAGGTGGAATTGAGATGTACCGTATCGGAGGCTCACAAGGCGATGTATGGACTCTTACAGCCAGTCTGAGGGAGGGGCTAGGCAGCGGTATCAAGCACGTAGTCTGGCTTTAAGATTTCATGAAACCATTATTGGAACATAAATGATCTACATCTACCTCAGTTTGCCTGATTATCGCGGTTTCAAGTCAATCCTCCTTTGCCCTCTGTTTTGTAGGATTGCGCCAAGTGACAAAATGCCTGCTGGACTTGACTAACTCCGAATGGCCGGCCGAGCACCCCCGACACCTGGTTGTATTGGCCTTGATGCTGGTATTGTGCACGCAAGACGTTTCTTAGGAGGGAATAAAGATGTTGAATGGCCGCATGACTGAAGAATGGCTAATAGGATTCAACTCCTCGCCATTCGAACCATGCCCAGCGACTATTGATTACTCACGCCACATCTTCCATATGGCCGCCTGGGGACAGTTTTCTCGACAGAAAACACATCTAGGGTTGGAATATTCAAGCTAGCTACACTACTAGTACAAAAGGGTTTGGCATCCTTCTCACTTGGCCAGCTGAGGCACTTGTCTTATTTGCACGTTGCAATGAGCACACCCCGAAAAGGTCCTCCGTACATCAACAACTCAGTGAGCCCGCGATTCTAGCTCaccttcctcatcttcgagTCTATCGCCAAAAGCACCCGCAATCTGCTCCAGACTCTTGCCCGCAGTCTCGGGAAcgaggaagaaagaaaagacaGAAGCCGCAAAACAAAAGCAGCCAAAGAAAAGGTAAGTACCCCAACCAAGCTTGATCTGCATCTCGGGGACGACCACGCCGATGATGAAATTTGCAAGCCACACCATGGCAGTGGCAGCTCCGACACCCTTTGCTCGCTTGGAGCTAGGGAAAACTTCTGCAGGCAGAGTCCACGCCAGAGGTCCATAAGACGAAGCGTAAGCGAGAACGTAGATATCTAGATGATCAGTAAAGAGTAAAAACAATATGTGGGATGTACGTACAGATGAGAGCTACGCCAAACCAGCCCATGCCCGGGTGGTCGACCCACTTGTTGTTGTACTTGTTGACGATgccggccatgatgatgtgCGGGATACCCATCGCGATGCCTCCAAAGATGGCAAGCTTGCGACGGCCAACCTTGTCAAGGAACAGAAAAGTAGGAATACCCGCCACAAATTGACAAATATTGACCATACCGCTCAGGATGAGAGACATTTCGTAATCCTGCCCGAGCGCAGCGAAGAAGATGGGTGCGTAGTATACAAAAGCGTTGATACCTATGCATAAGTTAGCCAAAGGACAAAAATGAAACTCTAGGGCTGTTCATAATTACCAGAAAACTGTTGGAAGAACGGAATCGCAAGCGCAACAGTCGTGCGTCGAATGTACTTGGGCTTGAAGAGATCACCCCACTGCTGGAACTCGAGCAAGACAGGGTTAGTCCCGGCACCATGCTCACGCTCCAGCAGGAGTTCCTGTATTTCAACCTCGCGGATAATACCCTTCCATTCTTGTTGAATACGAGCATCGGTTCCAGGGAGACGACGAAGCTTGGAAAGGGAATCCAAGGCGTCCTGGTTGCGGTGGCGCATGGCCAGCCATCTCGGAGAAAAGGGGAAGAACTGAATGCCAATGCCAACCGCGAGCGCTGGGGCCATCTGCAGAAGGAAAGGCAATCTGAAAGCCCAGTCGCCTGAAATATCACGGCTGCCGTATGTAATCCAATAGGCAATGATAGCCCCAATGACGATCGAGATGGCTTCGAGTACAAGGAGAGAGCCTCTCAGGTTGGGAGGTGCAATCTCAGAGATATACAAAGGTGCTCCCATGGCGAGTGtgccaacgccaacgccaCCAATAGTACGTCCGGCCACAAGGGTGCCATAGTTGTTTGCAGCCGTCTGGATGATAGCACCGACGCAGAAGAATGCTGTAGCTACAGCAAGACCCAGTTTGCGGGAGTATCGATCGGCAAGAATAGGGAAGAACAGACAGCCAACGAATGCCCCGAATTCCAACATCCCCGTCATAAAACCAGTGTTGAAGCCGTATCGAGAGTGACCTGGGGCGATTTCGGGGAAGGTTTGTTGGAATTGAGGCATTGTGAGGATAATGGAGATGACCCCCTGATCGTACCCAAAGGAGAAGCCACCGAAGGAGGCGAGAAGGGCAGCGCCAAAAACGTAGGGAGATCGAATGATCCCAGCTATTCCGTTGTTGTCATAGCTGATTTGGGCGTTGGAGAAGCCATCTTCGACGTGTTCGGGAGTATCGGACGTGGTTGTTTTGCCATTGCTGTCACCAATGCCAGCTTGGTTGAGACTCTTGTCATCCGACATGGTGACCACTGCCAAACAGACTTGAAAGATATGAGGACGGCAATAGAAGTGCTTTCGAGTAAGAGTCCTTGATGGAGTTCAATGAGAATGATGGCAAGAAAAGCAAGTAGATGATAGGGGGTTTCAGCCAGACTTATCTACGCACCCAGATTGATAAATCGCGTGAGTATGGCCCCCCCACGGGGAATGCTGTCGAATCTTGTTGTTTGACTAATTAGTCCCCCATGGGGTTGTTCGGCAAGACTGGGGAAATTGGAGTACGTCGTACAGAGGCGCCAGGTCGGACATAAACAATCGGATCCGCTAACAGATCGGCCTTATGACAAGTCAGAGCGTCGGACATAATGTAGGTACTCCCCTGACGAACTGGTTAGCTCTCCTGTGACGTGCGCCTGCATTGGCGCAGAACCATGGACCAGAGGCCATCCGCCCTCGCTTGCTCGAGCTGGCCAATGGGCCAATGGCAGCCCTAGAAAGCACCCCAACTCAGACCAGCCCGGATCACCCAATCCGACAATCGGCTCTGGTCCGTCGGCCTGATCCTGCTTTAGAGTCGCCGGTCGGCCGGTCTGCAAGTTGAACATGGCCTGTCACTCAGCCTGACGAAGGACCACCTTGGGAGCCCGCTCCACTATGTGTCTTCTGGGATCATTGGTAATTCCCTTGACACAAAGAACCTTTCTTAAGATCTGGGCTAGCAGTGTGCCATGAATCATGAGACGATCGATGATCTCACCCTCAGAATGTAATTTCTGGGAGAGCTGTCCGGTAACGATCGACATTCTATTAACCATCTGAGTCTTTTTGAGGGCCCTTGACCTTCATATTTCGCTCTAGCTCATTCGGTTCAGAACTACAGATGTGGAATCCCTTCATCACAGCTTGGTTGGCATATCGCTTGTCATATGGTTGGAGAAAGGGACTGTTTAATGAGACAGCTGTTGGCGCCCCCGTAGACTCGACTCCAGAAAacaattataatataacgtCTATGACTGAGCTACTAGGTCATCGGAACACATTGAATGAATGTCTTATTCGCCTTTGACCTGTTAACCTCTCCTTGAAATGCCATACTCCTGTTCCGTGGAACTGGATTCTTCAGTCCATATTTCCAGCAGCAATTACTCCCTGGATAACCACTGGCTTCTCGGTGCTAAAGTTTTTAAGATCGCCCATGACCTCGGCGCCTGCCTCCTGCATTGCCTTGCCGAGACTCTGCGGGCTATCCCAAGCCATGACGGTCTGTAGCGCATAGCCGGTGTCGGGGCTCAGCTTGACGACCGACCATTTTGTTAAGCCGTACTTGGACCATGCATCTCGGGCAAGTGGTATGTGTTTGTTGAGGTAGTAGTCGACGTCAAATGCGGTAGCTAGAGACTACTCAGTCAAACTCTCCTTGTGCATATGTTGGTGAAGGTTGGAAAGTCCCAAAAGCACTTAGCTTCTTGGTGACTAGGGAATGTCAGACGTACCGCCAGCGGCCGGGAGTGGGTAGAGAAGCGTGAGCAAGGTCGCCATTTTGTGGGGTTTGTAGAAGTGACTGGAAAGATTCCGACTTTGTTTTCAGAACTGTCTTAGAGAATGCACATAGCAAGAGAGAAAGATAGATTTCATGGTCTATATTAATGAGAGGCCGGAAACTTTCCACATGTGTGCGGTGCCTTTCAATCACCCGGCGGGATAACCTCTTACCGATGACATCTCACAAAGGGCTTCCGATATCTCTCCGATATGTCGGTGTCAGCGCGAACTAAATCGACGTTTGTGATTGGCCACGGCCTGGCGGCTTGCGCATAAGCCTCTCATTTGACAGAAAGCGAGGACTGGGAGTGGCACTGGGCAAGATTTTTAGAAGGAGGGACTCGAATGGCAGCTTGGAGTTGATCAATTAGTTCTCATTAGGGGAAAGGAGTAGATTGAGGCATTCGAGGCCTAGCACTTCAAGATTCATGTTCTCGTCTTCAGGGACATCGAAAGCAAAGTAATGGCCCCTCACATTGGAATCATACCACAAGAACTGCCTTGCCATAACCACAGTGTCAGTACTTCTTGAGgctaatcttttttttaaaaaaaaagaaagatttTACTAAGGCCCGcggctatagctatatattccTGCTAATCCAGACCTGAAAGGCACCACTGATTAACTATCCACTTATTGCAAGCCAGGATCAAGGCAATCTTCCGGTAACCAGCGATTAAACCTCTTATCTTagctccttgtccttctccttctcttcaagaTGGGTGGATTCTGCCTGAACCTGTTCGACCTTCTCATTGAGAATCTcctcgttctcctcctcttcgatGGCATGCTTGTACAGGCCCCTCTTGATATCACGCTGCCACAGCACGTAGCCAGTCAGAAACAAGGAGACCCAGATGACACAGAGACAGATGCTAGCAGTAAAACCCCTCGTCCACTGGGGCCCCTCAGTGACAGGGAACACGACGACGTTGTACCATGTGAAGAAGGACCAGCCGACAGTCATCTATCGAAAAATAGTCAGATGGTTAGCGTACGGGTTCTCACGCCCCCCAGAGGTGTAAAGCAAAGAGGGCGACTCACCATGGCGCCAGTCGTAAAACTCTTGGCTTCATTATCGTCCTTCATGATAAGATGGACGAAAGGGAAGAGCATCGGGGTGACGCAAGAATTGAAACCCATAAGAAACCAGGCAGCGAACTTCATACCGACGGGAATAT is a window encoding:
- a CDS encoding MFS domain-containing protein, with translation MSDDKSLNQAGIGDSNGKTTTSDTPEHVEDGFSNAQISYDNNGIAGIIRSPYVFGAALLASFGGFSFGYDQGVISIILTMPQFQQTFPEIAPGHSRYGFNTGFMTGMLEFGAFVGCLFFPILADRYSRKLGLAVATAFFCVGAIIQTAANNYGTLVAGRTIGGVGVGTLAMGAPLYISEIAPPNLRGSLLVLEAISIVIGAIIAYWITYGSRDISGDWAFRLPFLLQMAPALAVGIGIQFFPFSPRWLAMRHRNQDALDSLSKLRRLPGTDARIQQEWKGIIREVEIQELLLEREHGAGTNPVLLEFQQWGDLFKPKYIRRTTVALAIPFFQQFSGINAFVYYAPIFFAALGQDYEMSLILSGMVNICQFVAGIPTFLFLDKVGRRKLAIFGGIAMGIPHIIMAGIVNKYNNKWVDHPGMGWFGVALIYIYVLAYASSYGPLAWTLPAEVFPSSKRAKGVGAATAMVWLANFIIGVVVPEMQIKLGWGTYLFFGCFCFAASVFSFFLVPETAGKSLEQIAGAFGDRLEDEEGELESRAH